One window from the genome of Cryptomeria japonica chromosome 6, Sugi_1.0, whole genome shotgun sequence encodes:
- the LOC131876639 gene encoding uncharacterized protein LOC131876639, with the protein MVAIEMLDKLKLKRLPHTTPYKVSWLSKGHHVLVDEQAWVDFEIGDYKDRVLCDILPMDACHLLLGRPWQFDVKAMHDGEKNSCLITKGGKEFQMDPLVEQGEERHVGSSVMLLSGEEFLKVLKHEGSQGCAIIMKPKEEVKATNKLVVPQEVQILLDRYKDIVVNEILDVLPLYRYVNHQIDLIPGENLPNKAAYKMTLTQNEEIAKQVQELHYKGLINKSLSPRVVPTMLAPKKDGKWRMCTDS; encoded by the coding sequence ATGGTAGCAATTGAGATGTTAGACAAGTTGAAGctgaaaaggttgccacataccacaCCCTACAAGGTGTCTTGGTTGAGTAAGGGACATCATGTGCTTGTGGATGAGCAAGCTTGGGTGGATTTTGAGATTGGAGACTATAAGGATAGAGTCCTTTGTGACatcttacccatggatgcatgtcatttgcTGCTTGGCCGCCCTTGGCAATTTGATGTCAAGGCTATGCATGACGGTGAGAAGAATTCCTGCCTCATCACCAAAGGAGGTAAGGAATTTCAAATGGATCCCTTGGTTGAACAAGGTGAAGAAAGGCATGTTGGTTCAAGTGTTATGTTGCTTAGTGGAGAGGAGTTCTTGAAGGTGCTGAAACATGAAGGGAGTCAAGGTTGTGCAATCATAAtgaaacccaaagaagaggtaaaggctaCAAACAAACTGGTTGTACCTCAAGAAGTACAAATTTTGCTAGACCGGTATAAAGACATAGTGGTCAATGAAATACTAGATGTGCTACCTCTTTATAGATatgtgaatcatcaaatagacCTCATACCTGGTGAAAATTTACCAAACAAGGCTGCCTACAAGATGACATTGACCCAAAATGAAGAGATAGCCAAGCAAGTGCAAGAGCTACACTACAAGGGGTTGATAAATAAGAGTTTGAGTCCACGTGTAGTACCCACAATGTTGGCACCTAAAAAGGATGGGAAGTGGAGGATGTGCACCGATTCATGA